Proteins co-encoded in one Bacillus infantis NRRL B-14911 genomic window:
- the noc gene encoding nucleoid occlusion protein, with amino-acid sequence MKHSFSRFFGLGEKEEQEIEKADEQLNIEEEPTNREEVRKIPIGQIVPNRFQPRTVFDDEKIEELSRTIHTHGIIQPIVVREFDDGKFEIIAGERRWRAMNKLGWDEVPAIVKNLSDTETASVALIENLQREELSPIEEAVAYGKLLELHNLTQEALAQRLGKGQSTVANKLRLLKLPEQVQEALLAKQITERHARSLIPLKNPEKQVKLLEEIIEKSLNVKQTEERVVKLLEQSENKPKPKRKAFSKDMRIAVNTIRQSLNMVSDSGINLDSEEEEFEEFYQFTIKIPKKK; translated from the coding sequence ATGAAGCATTCTTTCTCACGCTTTTTTGGCCTAGGCGAAAAGGAAGAACAAGAAATCGAAAAAGCTGATGAACAGTTAAATATAGAAGAAGAACCGACTAACAGGGAAGAAGTCAGGAAAATTCCGATCGGACAGATTGTGCCGAACCGTTTTCAGCCGAGAACGGTATTTGATGACGAGAAAATCGAGGAATTGTCCCGTACGATCCATACGCACGGGATCATCCAGCCGATTGTTGTCAGGGAATTCGATGACGGCAAATTCGAGATCATTGCCGGCGAACGCAGATGGCGGGCAATGAATAAACTGGGCTGGGATGAGGTGCCTGCGATTGTCAAGAATCTCAGCGACACTGAGACTGCTTCTGTCGCCCTGATTGAAAATCTCCAGCGTGAGGAGCTTTCACCGATAGAGGAAGCGGTTGCTTATGGAAAGCTGCTTGAGCTCCATAATCTGACCCAGGAGGCCCTGGCGCAGCGGCTTGGCAAAGGACAGTCCACTGTAGCGAACAAGCTCAGGCTCCTCAAGCTTCCGGAACAGGTCCAGGAAGCGTTATTGGCCAAGCAGATCACAGAGCGCCATGCCCGCTCCCTCATTCCGCTGAAGAATCCGGAAAAGCAGGTCAAGCTTCTGGAAGAAATCATTGAGAAAAGCCTCAATGTCAAACAGACGGAAGAACGCGTCGTCAAGCTGCTCGAGCAGAGCGAAAACAAGCCGAAGCCGAAACGGAAGGCTTTCAGCAAGGACATGCGGATAGCGGTCAATACCATCCGCCAGTCCCTCAATATGGTTTCAGACAGCGGCATCAATCTTGATTCCGAAGAAGAAGAATTTGAGGAATTCTACCAGTTCACGATCAAGATTCCTAAAAAGAAATGA
- a CDS encoding ParA family protein, giving the protein MGKIIAIANQKGGVGKTTTSVNLGACLAYIGKKVLLVDIDPQGNATSGIGIEKADVDQCIYDVLVDDVEALKVIKPTAVENLYAIPATIQLAGAEIELVPTISREVRLKRALEEVKKDFDYIIIDCPPSLGLLTINSLTASDAVLIPVQCEYYALEGLSQLLNTVRLVQKHLNHDLKIEGVLLTMLDARTNLGIQVIEEVKKYFQDKVYKTIIPRNVRLSEAPSHGEPIIIYDAKSRGAEVYLDLAKEVISNG; this is encoded by the coding sequence GTGGGGAAAATTATTGCGATTGCGAATCAAAAAGGAGGAGTCGGAAAGACGACGACCTCTGTGAATTTGGGAGCCTGCTTGGCATACATAGGCAAGAAAGTGCTGCTGGTCGATATTGATCCGCAGGGCAATGCGACAAGCGGGATCGGTATAGAAAAAGCTGATGTGGACCAGTGCATTTACGATGTTCTCGTCGATGATGTTGAAGCGCTGAAAGTGATCAAGCCGACGGCTGTCGAGAATTTATATGCTATTCCTGCGACCATTCAGCTCGCAGGGGCGGAAATTGAACTGGTTCCGACTATTTCCCGGGAAGTGAGACTCAAAAGGGCCCTTGAAGAAGTGAAAAAGGATTTCGATTATATCATCATCGACTGCCCGCCTTCCCTCGGTCTTCTGACCATCAACTCCCTGACGGCTTCCGATGCCGTCCTGATACCGGTCCAATGTGAGTATTATGCACTCGAAGGGCTCAGCCAGCTTTTAAATACGGTCCGCCTTGTCCAGAAGCATCTGAACCATGACCTGAAAATCGAGGGTGTGCTTCTGACAATGCTTGATGCCAGGACCAATCTGGGTATACAGGTGATTGAAGAGGTAAAGAAATACTTCCAGGATAAAGTCTATAAAACGATCATTCCGCGCAATGTCCGATTAAGTGAAGCGCCGAGCCACGGGGAACCGATCATCATCTATGATGCGAAATCCCGGGGAGCTGAAGTGTATCTAGATTTGGCAAAGGAAGTGATTTCGAATGGCTAA
- a CDS encoding DUF4256 domain-containing protein, translating to MNKDLSSEQREELLGTLKDRFEKNMERHQNLDWTQVEAKLAEHTDKLWTLNEMEVTGGEPDVVAYDEKSGEYIFCDCSAESPKGRRSVCYDREALESRKKHKPENSAMDLAAEIGIELLTEDQYRELQKLGSFDLKTSSWVQTPAEVRELGGALFCDRRYNQVFVYHNGADSYYAVRGFRGRLKV from the coding sequence ATGAACAAGGACCTGTCTTCAGAACAAAGGGAAGAATTGCTGGGCACATTGAAGGACCGTTTTGAGAAAAATATGGAGCGCCATCAGAATCTTGATTGGACTCAAGTGGAGGCGAAACTGGCTGAACATACTGATAAGCTCTGGACGCTCAATGAAATGGAAGTGACCGGCGGGGAGCCGGATGTTGTTGCTTATGATGAAAAAAGTGGTGAATACATATTCTGTGATTGTTCAGCGGAAAGCCCGAAAGGCCGCCGCAGCGTCTGTTACGACCGTGAAGCGCTTGAGTCCAGGAAGAAACATAAGCCTGAAAACAGTGCAATGGACCTAGCTGCCGAGATAGGCATCGAGCTTTTGACGGAAGATCAGTACCGGGAGCTTCAGAAGCTCGGAAGCTTCGACCTGAAAACATCCTCCTGGGTGCAGACTCCTGCTGAAGTCAGGGAGCTTGGCGGCGCCCTTTTCTGTGACCGCCGTTATAATCAGGTGTTCGTCTATCACAATGGCGCTGATTCGTACTATGCTGTGAGAGGCTTCCGGGGCAGGCTGAAAGTCTGA